DNA sequence from the Osmia lignaria lignaria isolate PbOS001 chromosome 2, iyOsmLign1, whole genome shotgun sequence genome:
TTTGCTGTAGGAAAGCACATAAACATTATTACTAATCTTAATTATACtgaaaagaattaaataaattatttatcgcAAGATAAAAAATTACCATCTTTACTTTGATACATGTTTATAAGTGGAAAGGTTTGCGtattttgcaaatgaaatttataatctcttattttactttctatttttaaatcatttagaaaattaattgagaTATAAAAAAGTGGTTCAACATTATTGTAACTAAGATAATCCCTTTTTTCCAACACTTTTAATAATGTTCTTAAATCTTTAATTTGACTTAATTTGCGATTTGAATCTATTTGTGGTGTATAATATTCTTTGAGTACTTTTAATATTCCTTCATTAATGCAAGAATCAGCCACAGATAAGAATTCTTCATATAAGCTATTGTATTTTACTTGCAATGTCATAACATTACTGTGGGAATACCCTTGCTCTAAACCAAACATCTTGATCAGTATTTGAATCCTCCTTCAAACGTATcctgaaaatattatacattttaatttcttaataattgaATAACGTTTAACtggttttattttattaattcaagtAGAATATTAGTTATAaacaaaaagtaataaacatacatgtgtatatatatatatatattgtatatatgtgTATAGTGTATGTCTGTATAATATTACATACATACGTAAATGTGATCACAAATAACTGGGCTGAACTTTGATTCCAGGGACATAAAATGATTGCCCTTTTTTCTTGCTCTTTAGTAGTTTTTGACACGTAGAATCCATAAATGTAGGTCGTAACTTTAGGAAATtagcggttcaaaagttatgagtaTGTAAAGTTTCACGTTTTTAGGATATTTTACACGCTACTTTGACGCCATGTTGCTTCCATCTATTATTTGATTGGCCCGCATAGATGAGCATTCGGCGGCCATTTTGGCGGGATAAATCAaatgtttcatttgaatttgtttTCCACGATAATGATTTCGCCGACCGCCTGTGCGAGTATTTATGGCGTCGATTTTGCCGCAAAAACAAAGTCGATATGATGGAATCATTAATGGAGGCAATTaagaaacaatatatttttaaataaggtaagcggaagtattagattaggttaggctatatactTAAATCCGACCGCCGTGAGGCGGTCGGCAacgctttcgtgaaataataatactgttgaaatgtaataatttcttttaaagggccctgtttaaaatttttaggtTGGTAGTATGATACATAGGAACTTTGAAAGCTCATCTATGCGGGCCAATCAAATAATAGATGGAAGCAACATGGCGTCAAAGTAGCGTGTAAAATACCCTAAAAACGCGAACTTTACAtactcataacttttgaaccgctaATTTCCTAAAGTTACGACTTACATTTATGGATTTTACGTGTCAAAAACTATTAAAGAGCAAAAAAAAAgggcaataattttatgtccctGGAATCAAAGTTTAACCAATAACTGCAAGTCTTGTACGTATGTATACCTTTCTTTTTCAAGTTTTATATACCTATAATTTAATtcttgattttattattggagagtaaaaaaatattttttcgttttaattacaaCCTACGATTATGTTGGCTTCCTGTATATTGCCAATGAACTAAAACGTTTGTAGATGTCGATTCGTACGAAGCATTTTTAACATCTCAGCAGACGTTAGTAACCACGTTACTAATTTCATAGGTCATGTCacagcacagccgactctagtactagccgtgctgaagtaaaaatggcaacaccgcgagagtccggtctgaatatatcaacacctaccctactctatctgcctcccggactcccagactttcagccaatcaacgtcgtcagactcccgacactctctggacttcacataacctctttggtttcgatccaatcatttcgcttgtttcaaggtttttattaacttatatacacgtttatcaattcttaaatgtttcaatttgatccaaagatggtttcattttgcttcatacctaaattttcttgaaaccactgtaaatatttcaaatatcatgcttcacaacaccaaactactgtgagagtacacaaaatatatatcacatttataacaattttatactaccacatcacttctatttgccatagttgcaacgtttatgtattgtttatacataattaacacaaaatagtgtatattactacagcttttaattaaaaaggacgttaattacaattccgagcacaggactctgtttttgaaaataggactcccgattgtcacgtgagcggtgttgccacgttgttcagcatggctagtactagagtcggctgtgacactatgattgatattgtatgtatgtacactgagttccatcgaagttggcgcactaacatACTTACATAATATAGTATCGTGCATCcatgtcatttaggtgtattgccgttagttggatgcgataactgaggtggcgctgaaatcagtttctgttcggcctaattttcgatgaaacgttgactgttttaccaacgcggaatttggagttcggcctcgacgctcgcatcaccttaattcGCGGGATTATTCAAGTTACATCAGTAAATCAAAAACCAAGGTACAAGTATGTCACTCACTACATTACCAAATATTATTCATAATGAATGACAGAAAATAGGGAATAGTAATTAATGTGTAATATAACAtcatgtatatatttatttcataatacttcatagaaaaatatacatctatttgttttaattagactaACATATCAATAGGAATAATACAACTAAAGTATTTAAAGCAAAATGATACTGGCAAAATATCTTACACTTTATATCTCCAAACCGAAACGAATTGTTAGTTATCagaaaatatcttggtatactACATATtgataaatagaataattattaataatataaaaaagcgATATTAACAACCATAACAGTATACCAGTTCATATTCTAAAATATCGATCAAATATGTCAGATAAAtagataaattaaattcatatcacattaatattcatatcaatttaaaaaatttatgtaacttctgtttatatgtacataattaaataattgtgtaTTTTATTCTAATATATGCTGTCCTTTTTCCATATTGAAACAAATTTGCTAACATCAAATTTTCGTTTGCATCCTTCATAAGTCATGTATCTTATTTTTCCAaatatctctctctctttaaaaCCCATATCATGAATGCCACATATAGACCACATACAACCTAAGAAAAcaatcattattcattattttactaCATTTGTGCAATTATTCTTACATGACAAACACAAAACTGACCTACATAACCATTAGGATCACAACCATCTAtactgtatttattatttaagtaaTTGGCCCATTCTAAGGCACTTTCAGGTGATTCAGTCCATTCCAAAATTTTCTTTGCCCAATACATCCTCAGAAATCCATGCATTTTTCCTATTGTTACCATTTGATTTTGACATGCATTCCACAAATCATCATGAGTTTGAGAATTTTCTAATACGTATAAAGAATATATGTACTTCCTTCTATCCTTCCTGTATGTAATAGAATGCTAAGAACAAAGTGTGTATACAATTTATAACGAagtaaacaaaataaattacCGATGTTCATTTAATGTTGCTCTTGCCCAAGGGAAAGCCCCTTGaataatatcataatttttGTTATAGAAACAAAAATTATCGCTAAGTTCTCGTCGAATAATAGCTTCTTCCATGAAATCTTTAACTGATTCAGGATATAATTCATGGTATTCTTTTATTTCCAACATGCAACGTTGTACCGATATCATACCAAAATGAAACCAAGGGGACAAATCACTAGTAGCGTCTACTAAAGGATTATTGCGCCTGAGCGCATATTCTTTAATCCGATTTTGCAAAAAATCTTCTAACTTTTTAACGCCATGCTCATAACCAGGCTTAGCCCATGTAATTTCATCTACAGATGTATCTGCTTGTACACTTTGTAAAGCCATTTTCCAATCATTACTTGAAAACTGCATTTTTTCTGTATATGGATGTTTTATGAGAGGTGGAAATTCTGTTAAAAATTCGtccaatttttcatttattttacttctaaTTGTTCTAGCAGAATATTCCTGCTTTGATGATGCGTACCAACAAGGTACGATATTATGTGCATCTACCTTAAAGAGAATTATACTAatatatcaacaaaatcattaattaataaataaatcaattcaaattatatttacttgACAAAAAGGGATATCTTCAGGAAGATTCTTTTGTACATCATCAATCCATGATATAGGTAATTTTAATGGGTAGAAGTCTGTAATTACAGCTCCCATTTTATGTGTTTTCACAAAGTTTAGAATACTCACATTTGGTTCACCTTTCAAAAGATGAAAATTTATATCTAATTCTTGACATTCTTTCTCAACTTGCATTAAtccttttaaaagaaatttatagtATCGAATAGAAGCATTCAGAAAACTTGGCATTATACAAAAACATATATGAAGAGgtacattatttttcaaagcaGTTTTCTGAGCAAAAAGCAAAGCCCAATTATctagaaaaattacaaaatttctgtAATAATATAAGCATTGCTGAAATTTTATGCACacatatatattgtataaataCCTTGTATCCTAATATCACGTAACATCCAATATAAAATGTGTTTACCTTTTTCAACATCATTTAAACCATTTAAAAGTCTAGCACGATTTTTGTTAAATGGAAATGTCATGATGGACTTAGTCTAAAAAcccaaaataatttatataaaatttacaagAATACTACACAATTATGTACTGCCAAAAAGGTTTACCTTACATTTTTTCTCTTACGTTCCCATTTTTTCAATAGATCAAGTGTTTTTCTCCGTTTAGGTGGAATTAATTCATCCATATTTTAgtactttatttttaaaaagatttaaatagttttattttaaaagcaaCTTTTGTATACACATATTAAACTCAGTGACTACGTAGTCACTGTTAAACTTCTACATatataaaaatcttaaaatattacGAATACAGTAATCAGGTACAAAGACACAGGGCCCAGGTCCCAGAGACCCCTAGTGCGAATAGCTCTGTATACACAAAATATAGTCGGTATGACAGTCGTGTCTATTTTATCACACCTCGCAGGGACATGCATAGCACGAGAAAAGACAATTTTGATCCCTTTTGATCCTATTATTTAGAagatcaaaaaattattaaaataattgtttgacaaacttgtattcacttcatatGTCTTGGCAATTCCTTgagattttcaaaatcaaaaaataAACTGCAAAAGTTGTAACTTTTATTACTGTATGTATAACATTCAGtaactgtttgatctttaataaattataaaaataatgtacataAATATGAAACTTACATTAGAACATAATAATTACTTCTTAGTatcgtataaaatataaatatttaatataaattggtAAGATACTTATccataaaagttataaaaataataagtttCAATAGATGTAGCAACAATTTAGTGAATAAATTattgtgaaattaaaaaaaagtaattaaataatttttaataaaatagttaaacaaaattttgcaatatatccACGCAAAAATGTAAAGcggtagaaaattttaatagatataacaataatttagttaataaataattatatatataataaaaaattgcaattaaattttaataaaataattaaataattaacttgCAATATATTCaggttaaaaaaggaaaaaggtggaaaattataatagacgtaataataatttatttattaaacaattgtataataaaaaattgtaattaaataaattttaatagaataatataaaattcggGTAAAGTTAGCCGGTGGCAGTGAAGTGGAACGTCACGGTTGATCGGGCACCGTTGTAAACCGTTCAACCTAGAGCGAGGTCAAACCTAGTCATTCTCATTGCGACCGCCGAGGTGTGCGCATCTACTCGTCAAGCATTGACAGGTACGAGTCTACGTTTGTCTTACATATTGGAGCATGCATTAATCTATGGATTATTTAAAGCGATAATGCATGTGTTTTTTAACACATTTTATGGTGTAACAATACTTTCAATTACATATTAAGCTCGAAATATTACGAGTTTAATACCAAGCTTTTGTTGAGTTAGCgcatcgcgattttatttccccttttttttctaatttattattttatttcagagatttattattttcttattgatttcGCATATAaatcgtattttatattttcatatcacatattcatattttttattaaatggtTCTGAGATTGTAAtgttaattatgttttctattcaTGAATTTTACTGTTTCAATTGTTAATGAGATTACCATGTTAATAATTGTTTCCTGTTCCAGCATTTTATtcttaaaattgatatttagACTGGATTACTTTTATAGTCACTTCCACGTGGTGTGACAAGGTAATCGGTATCGTTCTCTAAACATTTATTAGAAGATGGTTTTTAAAAATCAATGTCGAGCGAAGCGTTACGATTCGGGAATATAAAATAGTAACATAAATTTTGTCGAGCAAACATACTTAGACACGCGGTACATACATTCATCGagctatttatttttctttgatccATTTTTTCGAAAAGATCCCTCGATCTTTCAGCTCCGATTTAGTTCCTAAAATTACCGTCCTGATATGCAGAATACGCCACAAAATGAGTGGCGAAAATAAGGTTCGAAGCAATCTACTGTTACCGTCAACATGCGTTATATTGTTGCAGTATGAAGTTCTTCACATTGAGTACGAGGTAGCGCTCGTTCTCAAGACACAAATTTAACATTGAATGATAAATCTATTCTATACTTCGTCTGTGGTTAGGATTTTGCAGTGAAAATGTGTTTTATTTATGCATATATACCATATGTTGTAATTTTATAGAAGCAAATTATGGTATTctgatttcttttttcctgAAAAAGTATATACATACTACATATTATGATTAagtttatatattatttcattacccagtataaatataatataaagtgaaaaaagtaagcttcattttgtttaataaatgataattgaaatttaaaaaaatgttcttaATACTTTCCTACTTACAGGAGAAGCGACAAATATATTGATACATATAATTACTATGGATCAatagtaaaaaaataaagataaaagttTGCATTTGATGTATAgttaaattaaaactttttaaatgtatatttaaagcAATAATATTATAAGTATATAATGAAAGCATTTCCTCAAACTATTGCAAAAATTTGCCCATTTATTACTCTATTATATAGCGTAACTAATGTCAttctaataatatatattaatgaaaaaattactccagttttcatatttttttgtaTCCAAGTATATTTAAATTGGTATTCTGTGTATACCATAAGCCATAATGCAACAACTATGGAAGTTAAAGCAAtgggaaagaaatttttaatacataatagaACAGATAATAGTACAGAATATAAATATTGGTACTGCGAAAAATGTGCTACTTATACATGTAAACCAACGCAGCATTGCATCTTttgtaaaaaatgttttcattttagAGATcatcattgtttttttttaggTGCTTGCATATTAAGACAAAATATAGgtaattttatcttattttgtttttatacaTCATTAACATGCATATATTCATTATGTACTCTTGGGCCATAtctatatgaaaatattaatcgtgTAATAAGAACAGACACAGATTCATTCAATATATTTCTGAACTTCTGTTTTCCTATCGCTCTTGTTAgattattacattttaaagAAAACACATATATATTGCTGGTTACTATGTTCGATGTACTAGTTTCCATTTTATGTATTTGTTTGGTGTATGCAACTTGGAAGCTGCACAGTTGTATGACCGGTAAACAACGATATGCAAACATATCAGGCAGACAaagtttgaaagaaattttcggAAGTTACGGTCTTTCAAACATTATTTTTCCATATAATGGGCTTATAGGCACTAGAGATCTTAATGGAAAATATGAATTGAAACAAGTATAAATGCATGTAATTATAAACATAAATCAGTAAATTAATATACCATATAAAACatgtttatacatttttatacatgtatgtacatatataagataaaatacatatttcttaatcattataaattgtattataataaatatcacaCATATTTAATACAGTTACACATCAATCTTCATACATCATACTACActctttatataaatttttacaaatacatTTAAACAATTGCAATATATTATGgcgtataaaataatttattgttactatattcctatatgtaataaaaatttatcaaggATAATCAGAATCATacactttattttacttttatctgAATCATAAGCGTAAAACATAAGAATAAATAAAGTTATTATGtggtaatatttttttatataagatcATTGGCAATGAAAaaagtgtatatttttttttttaatgaaaacagtTCTTTACAGAAACAAAATTATCACATATTGATCTGTAACAAAATTTACCAATAAATTAACAGAGATTTTTGCCATTTATAATACtcaatacaaatttatttttaaaattacttacCATAAAGAtatctaaatttaaattataattctgtATGTGCATGATGTTGGGCTTTAAAATCATTAGGGTGAATAAATACCCCTTCTGCTGTTATCCATTCAACATGAGGACTACTTGGAGAATATTCACCTACCACTTCGGTTTGACCACTAATTGGATTACCATAAACTCTTCCACTTACTGCTAAGTACCtataacataaaaataatattttagtgCTTATATAATTT
Encoded proteins:
- the Fadd gene encoding fas-associated death domain protein isoform X2 → MFGLEQGYSHSNVMTLQVKYNSLYEEFLSVADSCINEGILKVLKEYYTPQIDSNRKLSQIKDLRTLLKVLEKRDYLSYNNVEPLFYISINFLNDLKIESKIRDYKFHLQNTQTFPLINMYQSKDANKNKKETDISNVIKSDISQSKIPTNDSKYQTSQSNVESCRTVLEQKAILQQTLLLQISERIGRSWRDTARYLNIPEYQIDAIQNKYPSDLREQSFELCRL
- the LOC117605833 gene encoding deoxyribodipyrimidine photo-lyase isoform X1 produces the protein MDELIPPKRRKTLDLLKKWERKRKNTKSIMTFPFNKNRARLLNGLNDVEKGKHILYWMLRDIRIQDNWALLFAQKTALKNNVPLHICFCIMPSFLNASIRYYKFLLKGLMQVEKECQELDINFHLLKGEPNVSILNFVKTHKMGAVITDFYPLKLPISWIDDVQKNLPEDIPFCQVDAHNIVPCWYASSKQEYSARTIRSKINEKLDEFLTEFPPLIKHPYTEKMQFSSNDWKMALQSVQADTSVDEITWAKPGYEHGVKKLEDFLQNRIKEYALRRNNPLVDATSDLSPWFHFGMISVQRCMLEIKEYHELYPESVKDFMEEAIIRRELSDNFCFYNKNYDIIQGAFPWARATLNEHRKDRRKYIYSLYVLENSQTHDDLWNACQNQMVTIGKMHGFLRMYWAKKILEWTESPESALEWANYLNNKYSIDGCDPNGYVGCMWSICGIHDMGFKEREIFGKIRYMTYEGCKRKFDVSKFVSIWKKDSIY
- the LOC117605833 gene encoding deoxyribodipyrimidine photo-lyase isoform X2; translated protein: MTFPFNKNRARLLNGLNDVEKGKHILYWMLRDIRIQDNWALLFAQKTALKNNVPLHICFCIMPSFLNASIRYYKFLLKGLMQVEKECQELDINFHLLKGEPNVSILNFVKTHKMGAVITDFYPLKLPISWIDDVQKNLPEDIPFCQVDAHNIVPCWYASSKQEYSARTIRSKINEKLDEFLTEFPPLIKHPYTEKMQFSSNDWKMALQSVQADTSVDEITWAKPGYEHGVKKLEDFLQNRIKEYALRRNNPLVDATSDLSPWFHFGMISVQRCMLEIKEYHELYPESVKDFMEEAIIRRELSDNFCFYNKNYDIIQGAFPWARATLNEHRKDRRKYIYSLYVLENSQTHDDLWNACQNQMVTIGKMHGFLRMYWAKKILEWTESPESALEWANYLNNKYSIDGCDPNGYVGCMWSICGIHDMGFKEREIFGKIRYMTYEGCKRKFDVSKFVSIWKKDSIY
- the LOC117605834 gene encoding palmitoyltransferase ZDHHC22-like; this translates as MKAFPQTIAKICPFITLLYSVTNVILIIYINEKITPVFIFFCIQVYLNWYSVYTISHNATTMEVKAMGKKFLIHNRTDNSTEYKYWYCEKCATYTCKPTQHCIFCKKCFHFRDHHCFFLGACILRQNIGNFILFCFYTSLTCIYSLCTLGPYLYENINRVIRTDTDSFNIFLNFCFPIALVRLLHFKENTYILLVTMFDVLVSILCICLVYATWKLHSCMTGKQRYANISGRQSLKEIFGSYGLSNIIFPYNGLIGTRDLNGKYELKQV